A genomic segment from Roseibium algicola encodes:
- a CDS encoding extracellular solute-binding protein encodes MNTFGKMILGSAFATLAMTTTALADTTLNALFMSQAAYSEDDIKSMTAKFEEANPGVTVALEFVPYEALHDKIIAAAGAGDDGYDVVLFDVIWPAEFATRGFLQDVTDRIPADYTDKVFDGAWTTVEYDGKRYGMPWILDTKYLFYNADMLAEAGISAPPKTWAELAEQAKQIKDKGIVEYPLVWSWSQSEAMICDFTTLTAANDGAFFDEGQPAFTAGGAKDAVSFMKATLDEGLSNPSSREYFEEDVRRVFSNGEAAFALNWTYMNALANDPKESKVAGKVKVAPAPGVEGKSTASSVNGSMGLGIPANSPHADEAWAYISFLTQKDVQDNYAKLSLPIWKASYSEPKVIEGQEDLIAAAKESIAVMYPRPLVPSYTEVSDILQKNIHQVLLGQASVDEALEAAADRVKRIR; translated from the coding sequence ATGAACACGTTTGGAAAGATGATTTTGGGGTCCGCCTTCGCGACCCTCGCCATGACCACGACGGCATTGGCCGACACCACACTGAATGCACTTTTCATGAGCCAGGCGGCTTATAGCGAAGACGACATCAAGTCGATGACCGCCAAGTTCGAGGAAGCAAATCCCGGCGTCACGGTTGCGCTCGAATTCGTTCCCTATGAAGCCCTGCACGACAAGATCATTGCAGCGGCAGGTGCGGGCGATGACGGCTATGACGTTGTCCTGTTCGACGTGATCTGGCCGGCCGAATTCGCAACGCGCGGCTTCCTGCAGGATGTCACCGACCGCATTCCGGCCGACTATACCGACAAGGTTTTCGACGGTGCCTGGACGACGGTCGAATATGACGGCAAGCGCTATGGCATGCCCTGGATCCTCGATACGAAATACCTCTTCTACAATGCCGACATGCTGGCAGAGGCTGGCATTTCCGCCCCGCCCAAGACCTGGGCCGAACTGGCGGAACAGGCCAAGCAGATCAAGGACAAGGGCATTGTCGAATATCCGCTGGTCTGGAGCTGGTCCCAGTCCGAGGCGATGATCTGCGACTTCACCACCCTGACTGCTGCCAATGACGGCGCGTTCTTCGATGAAGGCCAGCCGGCCTTTACCGCAGGCGGTGCCAAGGATGCCGTTTCCTTCATGAAGGCAACGCTGGACGAAGGCCTGAGCAACCCGTCTTCACGCGAATATTTCGAAGAAGACGTCCGCCGGGTGTTCTCCAACGGCGAAGCGGCGTTCGCCCTCAACTGGACCTACATGAATGCCCTGGCCAACGATCCGAAGGAAAGCAAGGTCGCCGGCAAGGTGAAGGTAGCGCCGGCACCAGGTGTCGAAGGCAAGTCAACCGCGTCCAGCGTCAACGGTTCCATGGGTCTCGGCATTCCCGCCAACAGCCCGCATGCGGATGAAGCCTGGGCCTATATCTCCTTCCTGACCCAGAAGGACGTTCAGGACAACTATGCCAAGCTCAGCCTGCCGATCTGGAAGGCGTCCTATTCCGAACCGAAGGTGATCGAAGGTCAGGAAGACCTGATCGCGGCGGCGAAAGAATCCATTGCTGTCATGTATCCGCGTCCGCTGGTGCCGTCCTACACCGAAGTCTCCGACATTCTCCAGAAGAACATCCATCAGGTCCTGCTCGGCCAGGCAAGTGTGGATGAAGCCCTGGAAGCTGCCGCAGACCGCGTCAAGCGCATCCGCTAA
- a CDS encoding carbohydrate ABC transporter permease, with protein sequence MLGRRQKREKWILLAPALALLALVTLIPLANTLWLSFTDTRISALPEPVHFIGLENYVYALTDPDFQDALFRTLYFTIVSVGLEGILGVAVAVLLNQEFRGRTLLRALIILPWAVPTIVNAVAWRLIYHPDYGALNSLLFQLGLISDYRSWIGDPATAMNMVILADVWKNFPLVAYVALAALQTVPGDLNKAAAIEGAGPWKRFRSITLPWIAGPLMVVMVLRTIEAFRVFDIIYVMTGGGPADSTKTASFYVYQEYFNYLRSGSGASYAVLVAGISAVLIVFYYSATKRQTAGGAA encoded by the coding sequence ATGCTTGGCCGACGCCAGAAACGTGAAAAATGGATCCTTCTGGCGCCGGCCCTGGCTTTGCTTGCGCTGGTCACGCTGATACCGCTTGCCAACACACTGTGGCTGAGCTTCACCGACACGCGCATTTCCGCTCTTCCCGAGCCGGTGCATTTCATCGGCCTGGAAAACTACGTCTACGCGCTTACCGACCCGGATTTTCAGGACGCCCTCTTCAGGACGCTTTACTTCACCATCGTCTCGGTGGGTCTGGAAGGCATTCTCGGTGTCGCGGTTGCCGTGCTGCTCAACCAGGAATTCCGCGGCCGGACGCTGCTTCGGGCTCTGATCATCCTGCCCTGGGCGGTGCCGACCATCGTCAACGCCGTTGCCTGGCGCTTGATCTATCACCCTGATTATGGCGCGCTGAACTCCCTGCTGTTCCAGCTGGGCCTCATTTCCGATTACCGCAGCTGGATCGGCGATCCGGCGACCGCCATGAACATGGTCATCCTGGCAGATGTCTGGAAGAACTTTCCGCTGGTTGCCTATGTGGCACTGGCCGCCCTGCAGACAGTGCCCGGTGACCTCAACAAGGCGGCAGCCATCGAAGGTGCCGGGCCCTGGAAACGGTTCCGCTCGATCACCCTGCCCTGGATCGCCGGTCCATTAATGGTTGTCATGGTGCTGCGAACCATCGAGGCCTTCCGCGTCTTCGACATCATCTACGTGATGACCGGCGGAGGCCCCGCGGACAGCACCAAGACCGCGAGCTTTTACGTCTACCAGGAATATTTCAACTACCTCAGAAGCGGCAGCGGGGCCTCCTATGCAGTACTGGTTGCCGGGATCAGCGCCGTTCTGATCGTGTTCTATTATTCCGCGACCAAGCGGCAGACGGCGGGAGGCGCGGCATGA
- the pcaC gene encoding 4-carboxymuconolactone decarboxylase, producing the protein MSERFETGMKVRRSVLGDEHVDRAEAAKTPLDEPFQTLITEGAWGTVWASDGISPRERSMLTLALLAALGNFEEIAMHIRATARTGASKQDVLEAFQHVAVYAGVPRANQALKIAKETYAEMERSGQKLTAKGG; encoded by the coding sequence ATGTCTGAGCGTTTTGAAACCGGCATGAAGGTCAGGCGATCCGTGCTTGGCGATGAACATGTCGACCGGGCGGAAGCCGCCAAGACGCCACTTGACGAACCATTCCAGACCCTGATCACCGAGGGTGCCTGGGGCACGGTTTGGGCGTCGGACGGCATCAGCCCGCGGGAGCGTTCGATGCTGACGCTCGCCCTTCTGGCGGCACTCGGCAATTTCGAGGAGATTGCCATGCATATCCGGGCAACCGCCCGCACCGGCGCCAGCAAGCAGGACGTGCTCGAGGCGTTTCAGCATGTGGCGGTCTATGCGGGCGTGCCACGTGCCAACCAGGCGCTCAAGATCGCCAAGGAAACTTACGCCGAAATGGAACGCAGCGGCCAGAAGCTGACCGCGAAAGGCGGTTAA
- the pobA gene encoding 4-hydroxybenzoate 3-monooxygenase, whose amino-acid sequence MRTQVVIVGGGPSGLLLGQLLHLKGIETIILERKTREYVLGRIRAGILETGLVNMMREAGVAERMDKECFVHDGTCISYENEMFDINFQKLIGQNVVVYGQTEVTRDLYDARDAVGGQTIFEVEGVEIRDADTDAPYVTFTVDGSARRIDCDFVAGCDGFHGVSRKTIPDTVRKDYEKVFPFGWLGVLSETPPVHEELIYANSARGFALCSMRNENLSRYYVQCNVSDDIFEWTDEKFWDELRRRLPEAVADKLVTGPSIEKSIAPLRSFVCEPMRWGRLFLCGDAAHIVPPTGAKGLNTAASDVHYLYEGLVHYYQNKDSHGIDTYSEKALARIWKAERFSWATTNMLHRFPDQSDFDLKMQRAEIESLHHNETAQKWFAQNYVGLPY is encoded by the coding sequence ATGCGAACTCAGGTTGTCATTGTCGGCGGTGGACCGTCCGGCCTGCTGCTCGGACAGCTTCTTCATCTGAAGGGTATCGAGACCATCATTCTGGAGCGCAAGACGCGTGAATATGTGCTTGGCCGCATCAGGGCCGGCATTCTGGAAACGGGTCTCGTCAACATGATGCGCGAGGCAGGCGTGGCCGAGCGGATGGACAAGGAATGCTTCGTCCATGACGGCACCTGCATCTCGTACGAAAACGAGATGTTCGACATCAACTTCCAGAAGCTGATCGGCCAGAATGTCGTCGTCTACGGCCAGACGGAAGTCACGCGTGATCTTTATGACGCCCGCGATGCAGTTGGCGGTCAGACGATTTTCGAGGTCGAGGGGGTCGAAATCCGCGATGCGGACACGGACGCGCCCTATGTCACCTTTACCGTGGACGGCAGCGCGCGGCGCATCGACTGCGATTTCGTGGCGGGCTGTGACGGGTTCCACGGCGTCAGCCGCAAGACCATTCCCGACACCGTGCGCAAGGACTACGAGAAGGTGTTTCCCTTCGGCTGGCTGGGCGTTCTGTCCGAGACGCCGCCGGTGCATGAAGAACTCATCTATGCCAATTCGGCACGCGGCTTCGCGCTTTGCTCCATGCGTAACGAAAACCTGTCGCGCTACTACGTCCAGTGCAATGTCAGCGACGACATTTTCGAATGGACCGACGAGAAGTTCTGGGACGAACTGAGACGCCGGCTACCGGAAGCGGTTGCCGACAAGCTGGTGACCGGACCTTCTATCGAGAAATCCATTGCCCCACTCAGGTCCTTCGTGTGCGAGCCGATGCGCTGGGGCCGTCTGTTCCTGTGCGGCGATGCCGCCCATATCGTGCCGCCGACAGGCGCCAAGGGCCTCAACACCGCCGCCTCCGACGTGCATTACCTCTACGAGGGTCTGGTGCATTACTATCAGAACAAGGACAGCCATGGCATCGATACCTATTCGGAGAAAGCCCTGGCTCGGATCTGGAAAGCGGAGCGTTTCAGCTGGGCGACCACCAACATGCTGCACCGGTTCCCGGACCAGTCGGATTTCGATCTGAAGATGCAGCGGGCGGAAATCGAGTCTCTGCATCACAATGAAACCGCGCAGAAGTGGTTTGCGCAGAACTATGTGGGACTGCCCTACTGA
- a CDS encoding sugar phosphate isomerase/epimerase family protein, protein MAGLIKGPAIFLAQFAGDDAPFNSLPAIAKWAADLGYKGIQIPTFDSRLFDLDKAAESETYCDEVKGICADAGVEITELSTHLQGQLVAVHPAYDLAFDGFAPSQVHGNPKARQAWAVDQMKKAAIASKRLGLTTSVSFTGSLAFPYLYPWPQRPAGLIEEAFKELAARWKPILDVYDENGVDVGYEIHPGEDVFDGATFEMFLEALGGHTRCQINYDPSHFLLQQLDYLAFIDIYHERICAYHVKDAEFNPDGRQGVYSGYQGWVNRAGRFRSLGDGQVDFSGIFSKLAQHGYDSWAVLEWECCLKSPEQGAAEGAPFIEHHIIEVTDKAFDDFAGGETDQEQIRKMLGLS, encoded by the coding sequence ATGGCTGGACTGATCAAGGGGCCCGCAATTTTCCTGGCCCAGTTTGCCGGAGACGACGCTCCGTTCAATTCGCTTCCCGCAATCGCCAAATGGGCTGCGGATCTCGGCTACAAGGGCATTCAGATACCGACCTTCGACAGTCGCCTGTTCGACCTCGACAAGGCCGCCGAAAGCGAAACCTATTGCGACGAGGTCAAAGGCATCTGCGCGGACGCCGGCGTCGAGATTACCGAGCTTTCAACCCATCTGCAGGGCCAGCTCGTGGCGGTTCACCCGGCCTATGACCTGGCCTTTGACGGCTTTGCACCATCCCAAGTGCACGGCAATCCGAAGGCCCGGCAGGCCTGGGCGGTCGACCAGATGAAAAAGGCGGCGATTGCGAGCAAGCGGCTTGGCCTCACTACTTCCGTCAGCTTCACCGGTTCGCTGGCGTTTCCCTATCTCTACCCCTGGCCGCAACGGCCTGCGGGGCTGATCGAGGAAGCGTTCAAGGAACTGGCGGCACGCTGGAAACCGATCCTCGATGTCTATGACGAAAACGGTGTCGATGTCGGCTATGAAATCCATCCCGGCGAGGACGTCTTCGACGGCGCCACCTTCGAGATGTTCCTGGAGGCGCTCGGAGGCCACACGCGCTGCCAGATCAACTACGATCCGTCGCACTTCCTGCTGCAGCAGCTCGATTATCTGGCGTTCATCGACATCTATCACGAGCGCATCTGCGCCTATCACGTGAAGGATGCCGAGTTCAATCCGGACGGCCGCCAGGGCGTCTATTCCGGCTATCAGGGCTGGGTCAACCGCGCGGGCCGGTTCCGGTCCCTGGGTGATGGCCAGGTGGATTTTTCCGGCATCTTCTCCAAGCTCGCCCAACATGGCTATGACAGCTGGGCCGTCCTGGAATGGGAATGCTGTCTGAAGTCACCCGAACAGGGCGCTGCGGAAGGGGCACCCTTTATCGAGCACCACATCATCGAAGTCACCGACAAGGCTTTCGACGACTTCGCTGGCGGCGAGACCGACCAGGAGCAGATCCGGAAGATGCTGGGCCTGAGTTAG
- a CDS encoding carbohydrate ABC transporter permease, whose translation MKRSLVQSILLYGCALLLAAFTTGPLLWLAVMSISAPTDLTEVPLRWVPSELDFSRYTSLLSLEGGNGERFLSALRNSLLTAGGSTVIALLLAIPAAYAFSRRQASMVLLFAFLATIMMPPITYVLPLYSTFSSFGMLNHTVTLIIVYTAMLLPFATWLMKANIDVLPVEVEQAAFIEGAGTAYTIRQVVLPLALPAIAATAMLSFLVAWDEFFYALIFTNDLSAKTLPVAIADFSAGRVTDYGVIASVGVLATLPPAILAIAFQKFIVSGLVAGSVKG comes from the coding sequence ATGAAACGCTCGCTCGTTCAATCCATCCTGCTTTATGGCTGCGCCCTGTTGCTGGCAGCCTTCACAACAGGCCCGCTGCTCTGGCTTGCCGTCATGAGCATCAGCGCGCCGACCGACCTGACCGAGGTGCCGCTGCGCTGGGTCCCCTCTGAACTTGACTTCAGCCGCTACACGAGCCTGCTCAGCCTTGAAGGCGGCAACGGCGAGCGATTTTTGAGCGCACTCCGGAATTCCCTCCTGACAGCGGGCGGGTCAACCGTCATCGCGCTTCTGCTCGCCATTCCGGCTGCCTATGCCTTTTCCAGAAGACAGGCGTCGATGGTCCTGTTGTTCGCTTTTCTCGCAACGATCATGATGCCGCCGATCACCTATGTGCTGCCGCTCTATTCGACCTTCAGCAGCTTCGGCATGCTGAACCACACGGTGACGCTGATCATCGTCTATACGGCCATGCTGCTGCCCTTCGCCACCTGGCTGATGAAGGCCAATATCGACGTGCTGCCGGTGGAAGTGGAGCAGGCTGCCTTCATAGAAGGTGCCGGAACCGCCTACACCATCCGGCAGGTGGTGCTGCCGCTGGCCCTTCCGGCCATTGCCGCCACCGCCATGCTGTCCTTCCTGGTGGCCTGGGACGAGTTCTTCTACGCCCTGATCTTCACCAACGATCTCAGCGCGAAGACCCTGCCTGTGGCGATCGCGGATTTCTCCGCCGGGCGCGTTACCGACTACGGCGTCATCGCCTCGGTTGGCGTTCTGGCGACATTGCCGCCAGCCATACTCGCCATCGCCTTCCAGAAATTCATCGTCTCCGGACTGGTCGCCGGATCCGTCAAGGGCTGA
- a CDS encoding ROK family protein, protein MSIQRGLAADIGGTNTRLALVENGRVLENTIARFRNADFETPEAAIGTYLSEAGRPACASAVIAIAAPIDGPAIRMTNHPWTFSADCIGKVLGGANITFLNDFEALAYSLDKVPTERLQPVYEPSQKLRSNATRLVVGAGTGFNAAALFQTPAGFHVGTGECGHSTLPVETEDELRLWNYLALNRGRASVERALSGSGLKEIHEWYCLEQGLSPRDLSPAEIAERANSGSDPLCVCAARQWVTFLGRVIGDLSLVFLSLGGIVLTGGVTRSLARFLAEPEFINAFCAKGRQQKLVSGIPVHLLDDDFAALAGCASRM, encoded by the coding sequence ATGAGCATTCAACGAGGCCTTGCCGCCGACATCGGCGGCACCAACACCCGGCTGGCACTGGTCGAAAACGGCCGCGTTCTGGAAAACACCATCGCGCGGTTCCGCAATGCGGATTTCGAAACACCGGAAGCGGCCATCGGCACCTATCTTTCGGAAGCCGGGCGACCGGCCTGTGCGTCTGCCGTCATCGCCATCGCGGCCCCCATCGATGGCCCCGCGATCCGCATGACAAACCATCCCTGGACCTTCAGTGCCGACTGCATCGGCAAGGTTCTGGGCGGAGCGAACATTACCTTCCTGAACGATTTCGAGGCGCTCGCCTATTCTCTGGACAAGGTCCCAACGGAGCGGCTTCAGCCCGTCTATGAACCGAGCCAGAAACTGCGCAGCAACGCCACGCGCCTCGTCGTCGGCGCGGGGACCGGTTTCAATGCTGCCGCCCTGTTTCAGACACCTGCCGGATTTCATGTCGGCACCGGCGAATGCGGTCACTCGACTTTGCCGGTCGAAACCGAAGACGAACTTCGTCTCTGGAATTACCTCGCGCTCAACCGCGGGCGCGCCTCCGTCGAACGGGCGCTGTCGGGAAGCGGTCTCAAGGAAATTCACGAGTGGTATTGTCTGGAGCAGGGCCTGTCGCCGCGCGACTTGTCACCGGCTGAGATTGCGGAGCGCGCCAATTCCGGGTCCGATCCGCTTTGCGTTTGCGCAGCCCGGCAATGGGTGACATTTCTCGGCCGAGTGATTGGCGACCTCTCGCTGGTGTTCCTGTCCCTTGGCGGCATCGTGCTGACAGGCGGTGTCACCCGAAGCCTGGCAAGGTTCCTGGCAGAACCGGAATTCATCAATGCCTTTTGCGCGAAGGGCCGCCAGCAAAAGCTGGTTTCCGGCATTCCGGTTCATCTGCTTGATGACGATTTCGCAGCTCTGGCGGGGTGTGCGTCGCGGATGTAA
- a CDS encoding ROK family transcriptional regulator yields the protein MNDSAPIPASFRTSGTNLTRAKTHNHRVVLEVIRTRGPIGRTEISEITSLSRQTVQNIVGELESRGIVEMHAQKARGRGHPGMTVQLKPDHAYSLGFHVDRLSVTAIACDLLGSIVWQSAAPMAAATPEAANSRILSMAEEFRAAHPGMAKCLFGVGLAAPGPFETGSQTSSGTDATTFSDFGSPENLAQLQSAIGLPVVLQNDASAAALGEHVYGIGRSFNSFAFIQFGMGLGAGFVLNGALYPGATKNAGEIGHVVIDPTGPACSCGNTGCLERYLSLNALCERLGLEPTEPGSVGRIEALFAEGDPAVLGWIADVAPLMRQMINMIEMMLDPEALILGGIICPDFLQALLDSASPLPRRLDGSLEEDRIRIGTSGATAVALGATAAAVDALYAPSVSHLLL from the coding sequence ATGAACGACAGTGCTCCGATCCCCGCATCCTTCCGGACCAGCGGCACAAACCTGACCCGCGCCAAGACGCATAATCACCGCGTGGTGCTGGAAGTCATCCGCACGCGCGGTCCGATCGGTCGCACGGAAATATCTGAAATCACGTCGCTTTCCCGCCAGACGGTGCAAAACATCGTCGGCGAGCTGGAAAGCCGCGGCATTGTCGAGATGCACGCCCAGAAGGCCAGGGGCCGCGGCCACCCGGGCATGACGGTGCAGCTCAAGCCCGATCATGCCTACAGTCTCGGGTTTCATGTCGATCGTCTGTCAGTGACGGCGATTGCCTGCGATCTTCTGGGCAGCATCGTCTGGCAGTCGGCCGCCCCCATGGCCGCTGCCACGCCCGAGGCAGCCAACAGCCGGATCCTGTCGATGGCAGAAGAGTTCCGCGCGGCGCATCCCGGTATGGCCAAGTGTCTGTTCGGCGTCGGTCTTGCTGCTCCCGGCCCTTTTGAAACCGGATCGCAGACCTCCAGCGGCACCGATGCCACCACATTTTCGGATTTTGGCTCGCCGGAAAATCTCGCGCAGCTTCAGTCGGCGATCGGCTTGCCTGTCGTCCTTCAGAACGATGCGTCGGCCGCCGCGCTGGGCGAGCATGTTTACGGGATCGGCCGCAGCTTCAACAGCTTTGCCTTCATCCAGTTCGGTATGGGGCTTGGCGCCGGCTTCGTCCTGAACGGGGCGCTCTATCCGGGTGCGACGAAAAACGCCGGCGAAATCGGGCACGTTGTGATCGACCCGACAGGCCCGGCCTGTTCCTGCGGCAACACCGGCTGCCTGGAACGGTATCTGTCACTCAACGCGCTGTGTGAAAGGCTTGGACTGGAGCCGACGGAACCAGGCTCCGTTGGGCGGATCGAAGCCTTGTTCGCCGAAGGAGATCCGGCAGTCCTCGGCTGGATAGCCGATGTCGCGCCGCTCATGCGCCAGATGATCAACATGATCGAGATGATGCTCGACCCGGAAGCGCTGATCCTGGGTGGCATCATTTGTCCGGACTTCCTCCAGGCGCTGCTCGACAGTGCCTCCCCGCTTCCTCGCCGTCTCGACGGTTCGCTTGAAGAAGACAGGATCCGCATTGGTACGTCCGGTGCAACAGCGGTCGCCCTCGGTGCGACGGCCGCCGCCGTCGATGCGCTCTACGCCCCCTCGGTTTCGCACCTGCTGCTGTGA
- a CDS encoding ABC transporter ATP-binding protein: protein MNAAMPQDPILQISRLQKRYGDVNVLKDIDISMAPGEFLVLVGPSGCGKSTLLSCISGLTDITSGTIRIAGKDRTNDEPADRDIAMVFQSYALFPNMSVERNIGFGLEVRKVEEAEKKRKVAEVADLLKIEHLLHRRPAELSGGQRQRVAMGRALVREPKLFLFDEPLSNLDAKLRVTMRTEIKRIHQTTNASIVYVTHDQIEAMTLASRIVVMKDGVVQQIGTPQEIYNKPVNAFVADFMGAPSMNLMTGTATREGDHLRLQIPTPEGPPLELFDYGPGPETLSAGGTAELTIGLRPEAMTDLGLRSGGIDGRSLQSADCLLDVVEPAGADTYAVIQLGGTEAVARLSADAPVTAGQRVPIAFDLSKISYFDIVSGNRL, encoded by the coding sequence ATGAACGCCGCAATGCCGCAAGACCCCATCCTCCAAATCAGCCGCCTGCAGAAGAGATACGGGGACGTGAATGTCCTCAAGGACATCGACATCTCCATGGCGCCCGGTGAGTTTCTTGTCCTGGTCGGACCATCCGGTTGCGGCAAGTCGACCCTGCTGAGCTGCATTTCCGGACTGACCGACATTACCTCCGGCACCATCCGTATTGCCGGCAAGGACCGCACCAACGACGAACCGGCCGACCGGGATATCGCCATGGTGTTCCAGTCATATGCCCTGTTCCCCAACATGAGCGTGGAACGCAACATCGGCTTCGGCCTTGAAGTCCGAAAGGTCGAAGAGGCCGAGAAGAAACGGAAGGTGGCCGAGGTCGCGGATCTTCTGAAGATCGAACACCTGCTGCACCGCCGCCCGGCGGAACTTTCCGGCGGACAGCGCCAGCGTGTCGCCATGGGCCGGGCCCTTGTGCGCGAACCCAAGCTGTTCCTGTTCGACGAACCGCTGTCCAATCTCGATGCCAAGCTGCGCGTGACCATGCGCACGGAAATCAAGCGTATCCATCAGACAACGAACGCGTCCATCGTCTACGTCACCCATGACCAGATCGAAGCCATGACGCTGGCCAGCCGGATCGTGGTGATGAAAGACGGCGTGGTCCAGCAGATCGGCACGCCGCAGGAGATCTACAACAAGCCGGTAAATGCCTTTGTCGCGGACTTCATGGGCGCACCGTCCATGAACCTGATGACCGGCACCGCTACACGCGAGGGTGACCATCTCCGGCTGCAGATCCCGACACCGGAAGGACCGCCGCTGGAACTGTTCGACTATGGTCCGGGGCCGGAAACGCTGTCCGCCGGCGGTACGGCAGAGCTCACCATCGGCCTTCGCCCGGAGGCGATGACGGATCTTGGCTTGCGGTCCGGTGGCATCGACGGCCGCAGCCTGCAAAGCGCCGATTGCCTTCTGGACGTGGTCGAACCGGCCGGCGCCGACACCTATGCGGTCATTCAACTTGGCGGAACGGAAGCCGTTGCCCGGCTGTCGGCGGATGCGCCGGTCACCGCCGGTCAGCGCGTTCCGATCGCTTTCGACCTTTCCAAGATTTCCTATTTCGACATTGTATCGGGTAACCGCCTATGA
- the pcaQ gene encoding pca operon transcription factor PcaQ: MIDRRIKFRHIQCFVEIAQERSLKLAADKLNLTQPAISKTLKELEDIIGASLMTRNRAGIALTKQGKVFLHFAQISLASLQQGLDGVEKEGEHARATLKVGVLPSVAASFMPPVIKEFSELAPHVMVQIMDGPHGYLIERLKMGELDLVIGRLGRPVSMEGVSFTQLYSERVDVIVRVGHPLLERPDIKRIVEWPVLYPPEGAAIRPLVERFMIANGVGEIPNKIETVSGAFGRVYTRRTDAVWIISSGVVQNETADGHLVRLPFDTDMTKGPVGLMTRPGTQPGAEEQVFRLAVQTVIEELGLSS, encoded by the coding sequence ATGATCGACCGACGCATCAAGTTCCGGCACATCCAGTGCTTCGTGGAGATTGCGCAGGAACGCAGCCTGAAACTGGCTGCCGACAAGTTGAATCTCACCCAGCCGGCGATCTCCAAAACGCTCAAGGAACTGGAAGACATCATCGGCGCCAGCCTGATGACGCGAAACCGGGCCGGCATCGCGCTGACCAAGCAGGGCAAGGTGTTTCTGCATTTCGCGCAGATCTCGCTGGCGAGCCTGCAGCAAGGCCTGGACGGGGTCGAGAAGGAAGGCGAACACGCCCGTGCGACCTTGAAGGTGGGCGTTCTGCCGAGTGTCGCGGCTAGCTTCATGCCCCCGGTCATCAAGGAGTTTTCCGAACTGGCACCTCATGTCATGGTCCAGATCATGGACGGCCCGCACGGCTACCTGATCGAACGGCTGAAGATGGGTGAACTCGACCTGGTGATCGGCCGGCTCGGCAGGCCGGTGTCCATGGAAGGCGTTTCCTTCACCCAGCTTTATTCCGAGCGGGTCGATGTGATCGTCCGGGTCGGGCACCCGCTTCTGGAAAGGCCGGACATCAAGCGTATTGTCGAATGGCCCGTGCTCTATCCGCCGGAGGGCGCGGCGATCCGGCCGCTGGTCGAGCGCTTCATGATCGCCAACGGGGTCGGCGAGATCCCGAACAAGATCGAAACGGTCTCGGGTGCTTTCGGCAGGGTCTATACCCGCAGGACTGACGCGGTCTGGATCATTTCGTCCGGCGTGGTGCAGAACGAAACCGCCGACGGCCACCTGGTCCGCCTGCCGTTCGACACCGACATGACAAAGGGGCCGGTCGGGCTGATGACCCGTCCGGGCACCCAGCCGGGAGCCGAGGAACAGGTTTTTCGTCTGGCGGTCCAGACCGTGATCGAGGAGCTGGGGCTGAGTTCCTGA
- the pcaD gene encoding 3-oxoadipate enol-lactonase: protein MKIARLPSADIHWRQDGDPDGTPVVFANSLGTELRLWDKVIDLLPETGLRLIRFDKRGHGLSSCPESPYSMDDLASDTQQLLDHLQIGSCVFVGLSIGGMIGQLLSHRQPERIKGLVLSNTGAKMGEAAMWQDRIARIRAGGIESLADAILERWFSEDFRQTAECLAWRHMLVRTPTEGYIGCCEAIAGADLTDSTSGLRLPVLGIGGSEDLASPPAMVRGTADLIAGSRYVEISGAGHLPCVEKPDVFAGHLMTFLKEDLHV from the coding sequence ATGAAGATCGCGCGTCTGCCTTCTGCCGACATTCACTGGCGCCAAGATGGCGACCCGGACGGCACGCCTGTCGTCTTCGCCAATTCGCTCGGCACGGAATTGCGGCTCTGGGACAAGGTCATCGACCTTCTGCCGGAAACAGGCCTCCGGCTGATCCGCTTCGACAAGCGCGGTCACGGGCTATCCTCCTGTCCCGAGAGCCCCTACTCCATGGACGATCTCGCCAGCGACACGCAACAGCTGCTCGATCACCTTCAGATCGGCTCCTGTGTTTTTGTCGGGCTTTCCATCGGCGGCATGATCGGTCAGCTCCTTTCGCACCGGCAGCCGGAACGCATCAAGGGTCTGGTACTGTCCAACACCGGCGCGAAAATGGGCGAAGCCGCCATGTGGCAAGACCGGATTGCCCGGATCCGTGCAGGCGGTATCGAGAGCCTTGCCGATGCCATTCTGGAGCGCTGGTTTTCGGAAGATTTCCGCCAGACGGCCGAATGCCTGGCCTGGCGCCACATGCTGGTTCGCACCCCGACAGAGGGTTACATCGGCTGCTGCGAAGCAATAGCCGGCGCAGATCTGACGGACAGCACGTCCGGACTTCGCCTGCCGGTACTGGGTATCGGCGGCAGCGAGGACCTCGCCAGCCCACCGGCCATGGTGCGCGGCACGGCGGACCTCATCGCCGGCAGCCGCTACGTTGAAATTTCCGGTGCGGGCCATCTGCCCTGCGTCGAAAAGCCGGATGTCTTTGCCGGCCATCTCATGACTTTCCTGAAGGAGGACCTCCATGTCTGA